Proteins encoded in a region of the Antedon mediterranea chromosome 2, ecAntMedi1.1, whole genome shotgun sequence genome:
- the LOC140040553 gene encoding juxtaposed with another zinc finger protein 1-like translates to MAFFFVNVCRFSGCNLNFSSVNRLIEHIEDAHIDKDPGFLEKQELQQPTSLALSYVKRFVTEAAKNGQQNSPIPLIQSRKKLKNHLNSMIHHVSTPVPTPRSSTPTGSEFDEELGSESDSDNSWTTQDEFSSDLILRMASSSGTDDKPFVCPVPGCKKRYKNANGIKYHARNGHRKEIKIKKTYKCRCSKSYKTAQGLRHHMISHHPPTVLTPSPSPKAVQPLEIPQQNSTPLLATTLPNLSIPTTPLTPTSSKGIILTQLNNVLATPTSAGVVKSVEPGTPVTPGTRISLGSPTSVMTKSSTPGFTIITMPSQITGNTITPGIS, encoded by the exons ATGGCTTTCTTTTTCGTAAATGTCTGCAGATTTTCAGGATGTAACTTAAACTTTTCATCTGTTAATCGCTTAATTGAACACATTGAGGATGCACATATCG ACAAAGACCCTGGATTCCTAGAAAAGCAAGAGCTGCAACAGCCTACTTCACTAGCACTCAGCTATGTAAAAAG atTTGTTACTGAAGCTGCCAAAAATGGCCAGCAGAATTCACCAATTCCATTAATTCAAAGTCGTAAGAAGTTGAAGAATCATTTAAATTCTATGATTCATCATGTGTCCACACCAGTGCCAACACCTCGAAGCTCAACTCCAACAG GAAGTGAATTTGATGAAGAACTTGGGAGCGAATCGGACAGTGACAATTCATGGACCACACAAGATGAATTTAGCTCGGATCTAATTCTACGGATGGCAAGCTCTAGTGGTACAGATGATAAACCGTTCGTCTGTCCAGTGCCTGGCTGTAAAAAACGTTACAAAAATGCAAATGGAATCAAGTACCATGCAAGGAATGGCCACAGGAAAGAAATAAAA ATAAAGAAAACGTATAAATGTAGATGTAGCAAAAGTTACAAAACTGCTCAAGGCCTTCGTCACCACATGATTTCGCATCACCCACCAACAGTGCTTACGCCTTCCCCTTCACCGAAGGCAGTTCAGCCATTAGAGATACCTCAGCAGAATTCTACACCACTACTAGCAACCACCTTGCCAAACCTAAGCATTCCAACAACGCCGTTGACGCCAACATCGTCTAAAGGTATCATCCTGACGCAGCTAAATAACGTGTTAGCGACACCAACATCTGCAGGTGTAGTGAAATCGGTTGAGCCTGGCACGCCTGTAACTCCAGGAACTAGAATCAGTTTAGGCTCACCAACATCTGTTATGACTAAATCTTCCACACCTGGTTTCACCATCATTACCATGCCATCACAGATAACTGGTAACACAATAACACCTGGTATCtcataa
- the LOC140040547 gene encoding CDK5 regulatory subunit-associated protein 3-like — MSDSSADNLPIDISSNKLLDWLIDRRHVQPKWTSVALSVRQKINHAIQDMPEVDEIKQLVVGTYINYFHCKKIVELLKVSESNTKNIFGRYSSQRMKDWQEIVSIYEQDNLCLAESAHLLSQNVNYEIPALKKAIFKCKQLQTECDRKEKDYLSQASSAKDDFKSSCNKLGIKGEKIKTELTQLVSDLPLIYDKILSKTKKLDKVSEFYEAFVQFTVENQESGAVDKFPICPTLRYMLQHGNTTVYRWRTGEEPKSIEEVKLIAPDEEKDIQEDEIDWGDGEIDFGISLDEPVGVDEEAKIDWGEDTSGITLGCDLKTADDGVARGTDALTLLDNLETRNAFVNDMLELEFFLRQRLKEMGGDVDIISVNQFQGAPSICQMQTVHDVTCMLNLVQDVLSHLRDSTVQHFLMIKSSRRYVDRLADSLKEKLVYEEKMIASKVAVVEKRQASLEEQRKLEPKLDILMAKTRELKQQIEQEISKKYKNRPVNLMGAINAAL, encoded by the exons ATGTCTGACTCAAGTGCAGATAACCTTCCTATTGATATTTCATCGAATAAGCTTCTTG attggCTGATTGATCGTAGACATGTTCAACCTAAATGGACTTCGGTGGCGCTGTCTGTTCGTCAGAAGATTAATCATGCGATTCAAGATATGCCAGAAGTTGATGAGATCAAACAGCTAGTAGTTGGAACAT ATATTAATTATTTCCATTGTAAAAAGATTGTTGAATTATTGAAAGTATCAGAATCTAACACAAAGAACATATTTGGACGTTACTCCTCACAACGCATGAAG GATTGGCAGGAAATTGTATCAATATATGAACAGGATAATCTATGCCTTGCAGAATCGGCTCATCTTCTGTCTCAGAATGTCAATTATGAGATTCCTGCACTTAAAAAAGCTATATTCAAATGTAAACAACTACAAACG gaaTGTGATAGAAAAGAGAAGGATTATCTAAGCCAAGCATCATCAGCTAAAGATGACTTCAAGTCCTCATGTAACAAGCTTGGAATCAAG ggagaaaaaattaaaactgaGCTAACACAACTTGTATCAGATTTACCACTCATCTATGATAAAATCCTGTCAAAGACAAAAAAGCTGGACAAGGTCTCTGAATTTTATGAGGCATTTGTTCAATTTACAGTTGAAAa TCAGGAGAGTGGTGCGGTAGATAAGTTTCCTATCTGCCCAACATTACGTTACATGCTACAGCATggtaacactacagtatatcgCTGGAGGACAGGTGAGGAACCAAAATCAATAGAAGAGGTTAAATTGATAGCGCCTGATGAAGAAAAAGATATTCAGGAAGACGAG ATTGATTGGGGTGATGGAGAAATAGATTTTGGTATCTCGCTTGATGAGCCGGTCGGTGTTGAT gaAGAAGCTAAAATCGACTGGGGAGAAGATACTAGTGGTATTACTTTAGGGTGTGATTTAAAAACTGCAGATGATGGTGTTGCTAGAGGTACTGATGCTCTGACCCTCCTTGATAACTTAGAAACGAGAAATGCATTTGTGAATGACATGCTAGAA CTTGAGTTTTTCTTACGACAAAGATTAAAAGAAATGGGAGGTGACGTAGACATTATATCTGTCAATCAGTTTCAAGGAGCACCCTCTATATGTCAGATGCAAACAGTTCACGATGTTACGTGCATGTTAAATTTGGTACAAGATGTATTAAGTCATCTTCGTGATTCCACTGTACAACACTTTTTAATGATTAAAAGCTCTCGAAG GTATGTTGATAGACTTGCAGACTCGCTAAAAGAAAAACTTGTTTATGAAGAAAAAATGATTGCAAGTAAAGTTGCAGTAGTGGAGAAAAGACAAGCTTCTCTGGAAGAACAAAGAAAGCTTGAACCTAAACTAGATATCTTGATGGCCAAAACAAGAGAACTAAAACAACAA ATTGAACAAGAAATTTCTAAAAAGTATAAGAACAGACCAGTTAACTTAATGGGAGCCATTAACGCGGCACTTTAA
- the LOC140040543 gene encoding FAST kinase domain-containing protein 1, mitochondrial-like isoform X2 produces MLFCNRARPFCPPWGFFSPESTLSLLNKKKNLLSQKLASQLQTRKYYQQRLKSALNTSSRRSLNFANNQSRHFIPWRIFSFSDAVSVKDEIIAGNTFEDILNVVEKRRSLMNPMLISEAFIKLSKIVENNDNIKVDNLFEENKSFADLCILAENLVSETSNDELIVILHSLYIICRDECLSLSNVVQSECHNRLHLFNHSQLSYVANWFHKRKQIKNHTLGQIAAIYQKELYQINDLETFARLMVAVMPICSQEFGEESLKQALCLIETSDPELVSAQTVKLILQTLVGMKNCHTAILKHCVNILLPRLMNLSLSDLGSIHQNLYFLGFSHKQINSSIRARFLKELPEIKEIKDIICAMQVLGPSLSSFVRHRLEQKLLANSQDISIEFIQGVCNGLRLMKYNLESPIMRKITNMIIEFSSDLTIYDLVRVCECLKNVDISPKDKIFDILTKRLLEILETAITPGRVKNVAYCLSLLPSESLDIMVIERLENMWSSFHPGDIHQIKKILNIFLERTFLSGYVKSRLQAFVSKVHSYSEVNICNFKSIVYLNQHLDYLMRSGAEKDILVYAMDQYSNCLYGLSPKMAVQSINRVGKSGYLQKDVLDRAAEVISDNLECISLNHILNLLIPYCVFDYFPASVPKFVDTCAEMILPFLEVLSLNHLLHLAYLLSLNGSFPEPLIRTIFSVEFLLKFDRQQINCISPKTKEINLHRLFLVNRSVVLQCPQYNIPWFHHDYSETFSHQGKKDRMMHPTIQEMKYYLTELCGGPSYLRTNVLTPYHYCIHSDIPEQ; encoded by the exons atgttgttttgtaACAGGGCACGACCGTTTTGCCCTCCGTGGGGCTTTTTTTCACCAGAATCAACATTGTCACTTTTGAACAAGAAGAAGAATCTACTGTCTCAGAAATTAGCAAGTCAACTGCAGACTCGAAAGTATTACCAACAAAGATTGAAATCAGCTTTGAATACGTCATCAAGGAGGTCACTCAACTTTGCAAACAATCAATCAAGACATTTTATTCCTTGGAGAATCTTCTCTTTTTCAGATGCTGTGTCTGTAAAAGATGAAATTATTGCCGGGAACACATTTGAAgacattttaaatgttgtagAGAAAAGAAGATCTTTGATGAACCCAATGCTAATCTCCGAAGCATTTATAAAACTCAGCAAGATAGTAGAAAACAATGACAACATTAAAGTTGATAATTTGTTTGAAGAAAATAAGAGTTTTGCAGATCTTTGCATTTTAGCAGAAAATCTTGTTTCAGAAACCAGCAATGATGAGCTAATAGTTATCTTACACAGTCTGTATATAATATGTAGAGATGAGTGTTTGAGTCTATCAAATGTTGTTCAATCCGAGTGTCATAACCGTTTACATTTGTTCAACCATAGTCAGTTGTCTTATGTAGCTAATTGGTTTCATAAGAGAAAACAGATTAAGAATCACACTTTGGGGCAGATTGCTGCAATTTACCAGAAAGAATTGTACCAGATAAATGATTTGGAAACCTTTGCACGATTGATGGTAGCTGTTATGCCAATATGTAGCCAAGAATTTGGTGAAGAGTCTTTGAAACAAGCATTATGCCTCATAGAAACGTCAGATCCTGAGTTGGTTTCTGCTCAAACTGTTAAGCTCATTCTGCAAACACTAGTAGGCATGAAGAATTGCCATACAGCGATTTTAAAGCATTGTGTTAACATACTTTTGCCACGGTTGATGAATTTGTCATTAAGTGATCTTGGCTCTATTCACCAGAATTTGTATTTCCTTGGATTCAGTCACAAACAAATTAATTCATCTATACGTGCACGGTTTTTGAAAGAGCTTCCAGAAATTAAAGAAATCAAGGATATTATATGCGCAATGCAAGTTTTAGGACCAAGCCTATCTTCATTTGTTAGACATCGATTGGAACAAAAGCTTCTTGCAAATTCCCAAGATATATCTATAGAGTTCATACAAGGGGTTTGTAATGGACTGCGTTTAATGAAGTACAATTTGGAATCGCCCATTATGAGAAAAATTACCAATATGATTATAGAATTCTCATCTGACCTCACAATATATGACCTAGTACGTGTATGCGAGTGCCTTAAGAATGTTGACATCTCACCCAAAGACAAAATATTTGACATTTTAACAAAAAGACTTTTGGAAATCTTAGAAACTGCCATTACACCTGGACGAGTAAAAAATGTAGCATATTGTTTATCCCTCTTGCCGAGTGAGTCTCTAGATATAATGGTTATAGAACGACTAGAAAATATGTGGTCTTCTTTTCATCCTGGAGATATccatcaaattaaaaaaatattaaatatttttttggaaagAACATTTTTAAGTGGTTATGTAAAGAGTAGGTTACAGGCATTTGTTTCAAAGGTTCACAGTTACTCTGAAGTGAACATCTGTAATTTTAAAAGCATAGTTTATCTGAACCAGCACCTTGACTATTTAATGAGATCAGGAGCTGAAAAAGACATTCTAGTGTACGCCATGGATCAGTACAGTAACTGTTTATATGGCTTGAGTCCAAAGATGGCAGTTCAGAGTATCAACAGGGTTGGAAAATCGGGATATCTGCAGAAGGATGTCTTGGACAGAGCTGCTGAGGTCATTTCAGATAATCTGGAATGTATTTCGTTGAATCATATTTTAAACCTGTTAATACCTTACTGTGTGTTTGACTACTTTCCTGCTTCTGTGCCCAAATTCGTTGACACTTGTGCTGAAATGATTCTACCATTTTTGGAAGTGCTATCATTAAATCATCTTCTTCATCTTGCATACTTGCTGAGTTTAAATGGCAGTTTTCCAGAGCCTCTCATTAGAACAATTTTCAGTGTGGAATTTCTACTGAAGTTTGATAGACAACAAATCAATTGTA TTTCACCTAAGACGAAAGAGATCAACCTACATAGACTGTTTTTGGTGAATAGGTCAGTAGTACTGCAGTGCCCACAATACAACATTCCTTGGTTTCATCATGATTATTCTGAAACATTTAGTCATCAAG GTAAAAAAGATCGAATGATGCATCCAACGATACAGGAGATGAAATATTATCTGACAGAACTTTGCGGAGGCCCATCCTATCTACGGACAAATGTTCTAACACCTTACCATTATTGTATAC ATTCTGATATCCCAGAACAATGA
- the LOC140040555 gene encoding ATP synthase lipid-binding protein, mitochondrial-like: MYCARLSIPSAQVVARSSRVIRPAASIVSSSNGQEQVNRRSLATYNGLPGLNTVSSPSTPNVSAIVNQVLSRGFQTSAVQQDVEAAAKFIGAGAATVGMAGSGAGIGTVFGSLIIGYARNPSLKQQLFSYAILGFALSEAMGLFCLMVAFLILFAM; encoded by the exons ATGTATTGTGCAAGACTTTCTATTCCTTCAGCACAAGTTGTT GCCAGAAGTTCAAGAGTTATAAGACCTGCTGCTAGTATAGTAAGCTCTTCAAATGGTCAAGAACAAGTAAACAG ACGTTCTCTAGCTACATACAATGGACTCCCTGGTTTGAACACAGTATCAAGTCCATCAACACCAAATGTATCGGCAATAGTTAATCAG GTCTTAAGCCGTGGATTCCAAACCTCAGCTGTCCAACAAGATGTAGAAGCAGCTGCCAAATTTATTGGTGCTGGAGCTGCCACCGTAGGCATGGCTGGATCAGGAGCTGGTATCGGAACAGTCTTTGGTAGTCTAATTATTGGTTATGCACGAAATCCATCTTTAAAACAACAGCTTTTCTCATATGCTATCCTTGGATTTGCCTTGTCTGAGGCCATGGGTCTTTTCTGTTTGATGGTTGCGTTCCTTATTCTTTTCGCAATGTAA
- the LOC140040543 gene encoding FAST kinase domain-containing protein 1, mitochondrial-like isoform X1: MLFCNRARPFCPPWGFFSPESTLSLLNKKKNLLSQKLASQLQTRKYYQQRLKSALNTSSRRSLNFANNQSRHFIPWRIFSFSDAVSVKDEIIAGNTFEDILNVVEKRRSLMNPMLISEAFIKLSKIVENNDNIKVDNLFEENKSFADLCILAENLVSETSNDELIVILHSLYIICRDECLSLSNVVQSECHNRLHLFNHSQLSYVANWFHKRKQIKNHTLGQIAAIYQKELYQINDLETFARLMVAVMPICSQEFGEESLKQALCLIETSDPELVSAQTVKLILQTLVGMKNCHTAILKHCVNILLPRLMNLSLSDLGSIHQNLYFLGFSHKQINSSIRARFLKELPEIKEIKDIICAMQVLGPSLSSFVRHRLEQKLLANSQDISIEFIQGVCNGLRLMKYNLESPIMRKITNMIIEFSSDLTIYDLVRVCECLKNVDISPKDKIFDILTKRLLEILETAITPGRVKNVAYCLSLLPSESLDIMVIERLENMWSSFHPGDIHQIKKILNIFLERTFLSGYVKSRLQAFVSKVHSYSEVNICNFKSIVYLNQHLDYLMRSGAEKDILVYAMDQYSNCLYGLSPKMAVQSINRVGKSGYLQKDVLDRAAEVISDNLECISLNHILNLLIPYCVFDYFPASVPKFVDTCAEMILPFLEVLSLNHLLHLAYLLSLNGSFPEPLIRTIFSVEFLLKFDRQQINCISPKTKEINLHRLFLVNRSVVLQCPQYNIPWFHHDYSETFSHQGKKDRMMHPTIQEMKYYLTELCGGPSYLRTNVLTPYHYCIHFECLLDTDGRILHSADYGSILNKSNNVTIGTSHSPKWGVSVKQLPQGAQRVAIDFLFPSQFCLKSQHRKANSTVKKHNLELLGYKVIQIPFYEWNSKELFEVEDRLSYLQQLLFSDCKPVVKDRMDAEIQQGGGEEEDLSVPHQSLSTDALNDVRVLKVLNNIDKWS, translated from the exons atgttgttttgtaACAGGGCACGACCGTTTTGCCCTCCGTGGGGCTTTTTTTCACCAGAATCAACATTGTCACTTTTGAACAAGAAGAAGAATCTACTGTCTCAGAAATTAGCAAGTCAACTGCAGACTCGAAAGTATTACCAACAAAGATTGAAATCAGCTTTGAATACGTCATCAAGGAGGTCACTCAACTTTGCAAACAATCAATCAAGACATTTTATTCCTTGGAGAATCTTCTCTTTTTCAGATGCTGTGTCTGTAAAAGATGAAATTATTGCCGGGAACACATTTGAAgacattttaaatgttgtagAGAAAAGAAGATCTTTGATGAACCCAATGCTAATCTCCGAAGCATTTATAAAACTCAGCAAGATAGTAGAAAACAATGACAACATTAAAGTTGATAATTTGTTTGAAGAAAATAAGAGTTTTGCAGATCTTTGCATTTTAGCAGAAAATCTTGTTTCAGAAACCAGCAATGATGAGCTAATAGTTATCTTACACAGTCTGTATATAATATGTAGAGATGAGTGTTTGAGTCTATCAAATGTTGTTCAATCCGAGTGTCATAACCGTTTACATTTGTTCAACCATAGTCAGTTGTCTTATGTAGCTAATTGGTTTCATAAGAGAAAACAGATTAAGAATCACACTTTGGGGCAGATTGCTGCAATTTACCAGAAAGAATTGTACCAGATAAATGATTTGGAAACCTTTGCACGATTGATGGTAGCTGTTATGCCAATATGTAGCCAAGAATTTGGTGAAGAGTCTTTGAAACAAGCATTATGCCTCATAGAAACGTCAGATCCTGAGTTGGTTTCTGCTCAAACTGTTAAGCTCATTCTGCAAACACTAGTAGGCATGAAGAATTGCCATACAGCGATTTTAAAGCATTGTGTTAACATACTTTTGCCACGGTTGATGAATTTGTCATTAAGTGATCTTGGCTCTATTCACCAGAATTTGTATTTCCTTGGATTCAGTCACAAACAAATTAATTCATCTATACGTGCACGGTTTTTGAAAGAGCTTCCAGAAATTAAAGAAATCAAGGATATTATATGCGCAATGCAAGTTTTAGGACCAAGCCTATCTTCATTTGTTAGACATCGATTGGAACAAAAGCTTCTTGCAAATTCCCAAGATATATCTATAGAGTTCATACAAGGGGTTTGTAATGGACTGCGTTTAATGAAGTACAATTTGGAATCGCCCATTATGAGAAAAATTACCAATATGATTATAGAATTCTCATCTGACCTCACAATATATGACCTAGTACGTGTATGCGAGTGCCTTAAGAATGTTGACATCTCACCCAAAGACAAAATATTTGACATTTTAACAAAAAGACTTTTGGAAATCTTAGAAACTGCCATTACACCTGGACGAGTAAAAAATGTAGCATATTGTTTATCCCTCTTGCCGAGTGAGTCTCTAGATATAATGGTTATAGAACGACTAGAAAATATGTGGTCTTCTTTTCATCCTGGAGATATccatcaaattaaaaaaatattaaatatttttttggaaagAACATTTTTAAGTGGTTATGTAAAGAGTAGGTTACAGGCATTTGTTTCAAAGGTTCACAGTTACTCTGAAGTGAACATCTGTAATTTTAAAAGCATAGTTTATCTGAACCAGCACCTTGACTATTTAATGAGATCAGGAGCTGAAAAAGACATTCTAGTGTACGCCATGGATCAGTACAGTAACTGTTTATATGGCTTGAGTCCAAAGATGGCAGTTCAGAGTATCAACAGGGTTGGAAAATCGGGATATCTGCAGAAGGATGTCTTGGACAGAGCTGCTGAGGTCATTTCAGATAATCTGGAATGTATTTCGTTGAATCATATTTTAAACCTGTTAATACCTTACTGTGTGTTTGACTACTTTCCTGCTTCTGTGCCCAAATTCGTTGACACTTGTGCTGAAATGATTCTACCATTTTTGGAAGTGCTATCATTAAATCATCTTCTTCATCTTGCATACTTGCTGAGTTTAAATGGCAGTTTTCCAGAGCCTCTCATTAGAACAATTTTCAGTGTGGAATTTCTACTGAAGTTTGATAGACAACAAATCAATTGTA TTTCACCTAAGACGAAAGAGATCAACCTACATAGACTGTTTTTGGTGAATAGGTCAGTAGTACTGCAGTGCCCACAATACAACATTCCTTGGTTTCATCATGATTATTCTGAAACATTTAGTCATCAAG GTAAAAAAGATCGAATGATGCATCCAACGATACAGGAGATGAAATATTATCTGACAGAACTTTGCGGAGGCCCATCCTATCTACGGACAAATGTTCTAACACCTTACCATTATTGTATAC ATTTTGAATGTTTGCTAGATACAGATGGTAGAATACTACACAGTGCTGACTATGGCAGTATACTGAATAAAAGCAACAATGTAACGATTGGAACATCCCATTCTCCAAAATGGGGGGTTAGTGTTAAACAATTGCCACAAGGTGCACAAAG GGTTGCTATTGACTTCTTGTTCCCCAGTCAGTTCTGTTTGAAGTCTCAACATCGTAAAGCTAACTCTACTGTCAAAAAACACAATCTAGAGTTACTTGGTTATAAAGTTATTCAG ATTCCCTTTTATGAGTGGAATTCAAAGGAATTGTTTGAAGTTGAAGATCGATTAAGCTATTTACAGCAACTTCTGTTCTCCGACTGTAAACCTGTGGTCAAAGATCGCATGGATGCTGAGATACAGCAAGGAGGAGGCGAGGAAGAGGATTTAAGTGTACCACACCAGTCACTATCTACAGATGCTTTAAATGATGTTCGAGTGTTGAAAGttcttaataatattgataaatggtCATGA